A genomic region of Nymphaea colorata isolate Beijing-Zhang1983 unplaced genomic scaffold, ASM883128v2 scaffold0358, whole genome shotgun sequence contains the following coding sequences:
- the LOC116244881 gene encoding uncharacterized protein LOC116244881, with amino-acid sequence MSTKKYADIELRLYELLQKHKVTTGFVKHKYLVMELISTDLDDLMKQSRNARISMKSVLMIGLQVVDRLEALHRIGFLHRDVKPDNLAIGLNEKSRVIYLFDFGLAHPIGAERP; translated from the exons ATGTCGACGAAGAAGTATGCGGATATAGAGTTGCGACTTTACGAATTGTTGCAGAAGCACAAAGTGACCACCGGGTTCGTCAAA CACAAATACCTTGTGATGGAGCTTATCAGCACCGATCTAGACGACCTCATGAAACAGAGCAGAAACGCGCGCATCAGCATGAAATCAGTCCTTATGATTGGACTGCAAGTAGTAGACCGGCTGGAAGCTCTCCACCGCATTGGCTTCTTGCATAGGGATGTCAAACCTGATAACCTAGCCATCGGCCTCAACGAAAAAAGTAGAGTCATATATCTGTTCGACTTTGGCTTGGCTCATCCCATCGGCGCAGAGAGGccttaa